One Echeneis naucrates chromosome 1, fEcheNa1.1, whole genome shotgun sequence DNA segment encodes these proteins:
- the samd1b gene encoding atherin isoform X2, whose amino-acid sequence MSEPNKYREWILETIDSLRSRKARPDLERICRMVRRRHGSDPDRTRTELEKLIQEQTVLKVSYKGSISYRNAAKVQRKSRKKSELTAAGGGGGGGGAEAARERTKHDHLNNNGDSAHSFTDQEDSEPSPGPHTPTSACTAGKKLKAASSRSSGNESLSCGATTGCAVGSGCKEEKASAQRDKGLGQQGVGGCPAPGVGHRTGARDAGEGVRSAPSKTDALRGGKEAAPSGADTQSKTCSGSVGSLPPQQRHTEPPKPKVRVGGGGFKPAGSHANSEPGDKSVASVRSLSERSLRGGGSAASSASAAATATRGHMKPLELKEILGYLSSQERLSEEKLTRGKVKVVMEREVARGRLRRTRCGNITLPLRGMAVEEPKNASADRLAKSALQDRQPGKKPPPSPPAQADEPMETGSEEENEEEEEDDPRSSDEEGGLSPVAMTTEPELIEKTTEDAEIQTPSKQESPHLHPHPQQQQQSGGGKGTDSLTRTPSPKLEGEPQLNSAQVEERAVISDQLHIAAPQHDRPNHTSQNFTNLECKTEASVLSCLLTPTASPRDSGQPEERGMNGDISSGGLMKSVGASGSPVDWTVSDVVSYFTAAGFPEQAAAFRTQEIDGKSLLLMQRNDVLTGLSIRLGPALKIYERHVKVLQKTHFDDDC is encoded by the exons ATGTCCGAGCCCAATAAGTACCGAGAGTGGATCCTGGAAACAATCGACTCCCTCCGCTCGAGGAAAGCCCGTCCGGATCTGGAGAGGATTTGTCGAATGGTCCGGAGACGACACGGGTCAGACCCGGACCGAACCAGGACAGAACTGGAAAAACTGATCCAGGAGCAGACGGTGCTCAAAGTTAGCTACAAGGGGTCCATATCGTACCGAAACGCGGCTAAGGTgcagaggaaaagcagaaagaagagTGAGTTGACGGCTgctggcggcggcggcggcggcggcggcgcgGAGGCAGCGAGGGAGCGGACCAAACACGACCATCTGAACAACAACGGCGACAGCGCGCACAGCTTCACCGACCAGGAGGACTCGGAGCCCAGCCCCGGTCCCCACACTCCAACATCAGCCTGCACCGCTGGCAAGAAGCTCAAGGCTGCCTCCAGCCGAAGTAGCGGAAACGAGAGCCTCAGTTGTGGCGCAACAACGGGCTGCGCTGTCGGGAGCGGCTGTAAAGAGGAGAAAGCAAGTGCACAGAGAGACAAGGGATTAGGAcagcagggggtgggggggtgcccGGCGCCCGGTGTCGGCCACAGAACAGGCGCACGCGACGCCGGTGAAGGCGTCAGGTCAGCGCCCAGCAAAACCGATGCACTTCGCGGGGGGAAGGAGGCTGCTCCGTCCGGGGCTGACACCCAGAGCAAAACTTGCTCCGGGAGCGTCGGCAGCCTCCCCCCGCAGCAGAGGCACACCGAGCCCCCCAAGCCCAAAGTTCGCGTCGGAGGAGGGGGCTTCAAACCGGCGGGGAGCCACGCCAACTCAGAGCCGGGCGACAAATCGGTGGCTTCTGTTCGCAGCCTGTCCGAGAGGAGCCTCCGAGGGGGGGGCTCCGCCGCCTCCTCCGCCTCCGCCGCAGCCACGGCGACCAGAGGCCACATGAAGCCGCTGGAGCTGAAGGAGATCCTGGGCTATCTGAGCAGCCAGGAGCGGCTGTCGGAGGAGAAGCTGACCCGTGGCAAAGTCAAAGTGGTCATGGAGAGAGAGGTGGCGAGAGGCAGGCTGCGCAGGACCCGCTGCGGGAACATTACTCTTCCTCTCAGGGGGATGGCGGTGGAGGAGCCGAAGAATGCGTCCGCTGACAGACTCGCAAAGAGCGCACTGCAGGACAGGCAGCCGGGGAAGAAG CCACCGCCCTCCCCTCCTGCCCAGGCCGATGAGCCAATGGAAACAGGCAGTGAAGAAGAgaacgaggaagaggaggaggacgatcCCCGGAGTTCGGATGAGGAGGGAGGACTATCCCCGGTAGCCATGACAACTGAACCAGAGCTCATTGAGAAAACCACAGAAGATGCTGAGATCCAGACACCATCAAAGCAGGAGAgccctcatcttcatcctcatccccagcagcagcagcagagcggTGGTGGCAAAG GGACAGACTCACTCACTCGGACACCATCTCCAAAACTGGAGGGCGAGCCGCAGCTTAACAGCGcacaggtggaggagagagCTGTCATCTCGGATCAGCTACATATAGCAGCACCA cagcatgacAGACCCAACCACACCTCCCAAAACTTTACCA ACTTGGAGTGCAAGACAGAGGCGAGTGTGTTGTCCTGCCTGCTCACACCCACTGCTTCCCCGAGAGACTCTGGCCAGCCTGAAGAGCGAGGGATGAATGGAGATATTAGCAGTGGAGG GCTTATGAAGTCTGTGGGGGCCAGTGGGAGTCCAGTGGACTGGACAGTGTCTGATGTGGTCAGCtatttcacagcagcaggtttccCTGAGCAAGCGGCTGCCTTCAGGACCCAG GAAATCGATGGCAAGTCTCTCCTCCTCATGCAGCGTAATGATGTCTTGACCGGCTTGTCGATCAGGCTTGGCCCTGCCCTCAAGATCTATGAGCGTCATGTAAAGGttctgcagaaaacacactttGACGATGACTGCTAA
- the samd1b gene encoding atherin isoform X1: protein MSEPNKYREWILETIDSLRSRKARPDLERICRMVRRRHGSDPDRTRTELEKLIQEQTVLKVSYKGSISYRNAAKVQRKSRKKSELTAAGGGGGGGGAEAARERTKHDHLNNNGDSAHSFTDQEDSEPSPGPHTPTSACTAGKKLKAASSRSSGNESLSCGATTGCAVGSGCKEEKASAQRDKGLGQQGVGGCPAPGVGHRTGARDAGEGVRSAPSKTDALRGGKEAAPSGADTQSKTCSGSVGSLPPQQRHTEPPKPKVRVGGGGFKPAGSHANSEPGDKSVASVRSLSERSLRGGGSAASSASAAATATRGHMKPLELKEILGYLSSQERLSEEKLTRGKVKVVMEREVARGRLRRTRCGNITLPLRGMAVEEPKNASADRLAKSALQDRQPGKKPPPSPPAQADEPMETGSEEENEEEEEDDPRSSDEEGGLSPVAMTTEPELIEKTTEDAEIQTPSKQESPHLHPHPQQQQQSGGGKGTDSLTRTPSPKLEGEPQLNSAQVEERAVISDQLHIAAPQQHDRPNHTSQNFTNLECKTEASVLSCLLTPTASPRDSGQPEERGMNGDISSGGLMKSVGASGSPVDWTVSDVVSYFTAAGFPEQAAAFRTQEIDGKSLLLMQRNDVLTGLSIRLGPALKIYERHVKVLQKTHFDDDC, encoded by the exons ATGTCCGAGCCCAATAAGTACCGAGAGTGGATCCTGGAAACAATCGACTCCCTCCGCTCGAGGAAAGCCCGTCCGGATCTGGAGAGGATTTGTCGAATGGTCCGGAGACGACACGGGTCAGACCCGGACCGAACCAGGACAGAACTGGAAAAACTGATCCAGGAGCAGACGGTGCTCAAAGTTAGCTACAAGGGGTCCATATCGTACCGAAACGCGGCTAAGGTgcagaggaaaagcagaaagaagagTGAGTTGACGGCTgctggcggcggcggcggcggcggcggcgcgGAGGCAGCGAGGGAGCGGACCAAACACGACCATCTGAACAACAACGGCGACAGCGCGCACAGCTTCACCGACCAGGAGGACTCGGAGCCCAGCCCCGGTCCCCACACTCCAACATCAGCCTGCACCGCTGGCAAGAAGCTCAAGGCTGCCTCCAGCCGAAGTAGCGGAAACGAGAGCCTCAGTTGTGGCGCAACAACGGGCTGCGCTGTCGGGAGCGGCTGTAAAGAGGAGAAAGCAAGTGCACAGAGAGACAAGGGATTAGGAcagcagggggtgggggggtgcccGGCGCCCGGTGTCGGCCACAGAACAGGCGCACGCGACGCCGGTGAAGGCGTCAGGTCAGCGCCCAGCAAAACCGATGCACTTCGCGGGGGGAAGGAGGCTGCTCCGTCCGGGGCTGACACCCAGAGCAAAACTTGCTCCGGGAGCGTCGGCAGCCTCCCCCCGCAGCAGAGGCACACCGAGCCCCCCAAGCCCAAAGTTCGCGTCGGAGGAGGGGGCTTCAAACCGGCGGGGAGCCACGCCAACTCAGAGCCGGGCGACAAATCGGTGGCTTCTGTTCGCAGCCTGTCCGAGAGGAGCCTCCGAGGGGGGGGCTCCGCCGCCTCCTCCGCCTCCGCCGCAGCCACGGCGACCAGAGGCCACATGAAGCCGCTGGAGCTGAAGGAGATCCTGGGCTATCTGAGCAGCCAGGAGCGGCTGTCGGAGGAGAAGCTGACCCGTGGCAAAGTCAAAGTGGTCATGGAGAGAGAGGTGGCGAGAGGCAGGCTGCGCAGGACCCGCTGCGGGAACATTACTCTTCCTCTCAGGGGGATGGCGGTGGAGGAGCCGAAGAATGCGTCCGCTGACAGACTCGCAAAGAGCGCACTGCAGGACAGGCAGCCGGGGAAGAAG CCACCGCCCTCCCCTCCTGCCCAGGCCGATGAGCCAATGGAAACAGGCAGTGAAGAAGAgaacgaggaagaggaggaggacgatcCCCGGAGTTCGGATGAGGAGGGAGGACTATCCCCGGTAGCCATGACAACTGAACCAGAGCTCATTGAGAAAACCACAGAAGATGCTGAGATCCAGACACCATCAAAGCAGGAGAgccctcatcttcatcctcatccccagcagcagcagcagagcggTGGTGGCAAAG GGACAGACTCACTCACTCGGACACCATCTCCAAAACTGGAGGGCGAGCCGCAGCTTAACAGCGcacaggtggaggagagagCTGTCATCTCGGATCAGCTACATATAGCAGCACCA cagcagcatgacAGACCCAACCACACCTCCCAAAACTTTACCA ACTTGGAGTGCAAGACAGAGGCGAGTGTGTTGTCCTGCCTGCTCACACCCACTGCTTCCCCGAGAGACTCTGGCCAGCCTGAAGAGCGAGGGATGAATGGAGATATTAGCAGTGGAGG GCTTATGAAGTCTGTGGGGGCCAGTGGGAGTCCAGTGGACTGGACAGTGTCTGATGTGGTCAGCtatttcacagcagcaggtttccCTGAGCAAGCGGCTGCCTTCAGGACCCAG GAAATCGATGGCAAGTCTCTCCTCCTCATGCAGCGTAATGATGTCTTGACCGGCTTGTCGATCAGGCTTGGCCCTGCCCTCAAGATCTATGAGCGTCATGTAAAGGttctgcagaaaacacactttGACGATGACTGCTAA
- the samd1b gene encoding atherin isoform X3, translated as MSEPNKYREWILETIDSLRSRKARPDLERICRMVRRRHGSDPDRTRTELEKLIQEQTVLKVSYKGSISYRNAAKVQRKSRKKSELTAAGGGGGGGGAEAARERTKHDHLNNNGDSAHSFTDQEDSEPSPGPHTPTSACTAGKKLKAASSRSSGNESLSCGATTGCAVGSGCKEEKASAQRDKGLGQQGVGGCPAPGVGHRTGARDAGEGVRSAPSKTDALRGGKEAAPSGADTQSKTCSGSVGSLPPQQRHTEPPKPKVRVGGGGFKPAGSHANSEPGDKSVASVRSLSERSLRGGGSAASSASAAATATRGHMKPLELKEILGYLSSQERLSEEKLTRGKVKVVMEREVARGRLRRTRCGNITLPLRGMAVEEPKNASADRLAKSALQDRQPGKKPPPSPPAQADEPMETGSEEENEEEEEDDPRSSDEEGGLSPVAMTTEPELIEKTTEDAEIQTPSKQESPHLHPHPQQQQQSGGGKGTDSLTRTPSPKLEGEPQLNSAQVEERAVISDQLHIAAPFMKTFYVVLNPR; from the exons ATGTCCGAGCCCAATAAGTACCGAGAGTGGATCCTGGAAACAATCGACTCCCTCCGCTCGAGGAAAGCCCGTCCGGATCTGGAGAGGATTTGTCGAATGGTCCGGAGACGACACGGGTCAGACCCGGACCGAACCAGGACAGAACTGGAAAAACTGATCCAGGAGCAGACGGTGCTCAAAGTTAGCTACAAGGGGTCCATATCGTACCGAAACGCGGCTAAGGTgcagaggaaaagcagaaagaagagTGAGTTGACGGCTgctggcggcggcggcggcggcggcggcgcgGAGGCAGCGAGGGAGCGGACCAAACACGACCATCTGAACAACAACGGCGACAGCGCGCACAGCTTCACCGACCAGGAGGACTCGGAGCCCAGCCCCGGTCCCCACACTCCAACATCAGCCTGCACCGCTGGCAAGAAGCTCAAGGCTGCCTCCAGCCGAAGTAGCGGAAACGAGAGCCTCAGTTGTGGCGCAACAACGGGCTGCGCTGTCGGGAGCGGCTGTAAAGAGGAGAAAGCAAGTGCACAGAGAGACAAGGGATTAGGAcagcagggggtgggggggtgcccGGCGCCCGGTGTCGGCCACAGAACAGGCGCACGCGACGCCGGTGAAGGCGTCAGGTCAGCGCCCAGCAAAACCGATGCACTTCGCGGGGGGAAGGAGGCTGCTCCGTCCGGGGCTGACACCCAGAGCAAAACTTGCTCCGGGAGCGTCGGCAGCCTCCCCCCGCAGCAGAGGCACACCGAGCCCCCCAAGCCCAAAGTTCGCGTCGGAGGAGGGGGCTTCAAACCGGCGGGGAGCCACGCCAACTCAGAGCCGGGCGACAAATCGGTGGCTTCTGTTCGCAGCCTGTCCGAGAGGAGCCTCCGAGGGGGGGGCTCCGCCGCCTCCTCCGCCTCCGCCGCAGCCACGGCGACCAGAGGCCACATGAAGCCGCTGGAGCTGAAGGAGATCCTGGGCTATCTGAGCAGCCAGGAGCGGCTGTCGGAGGAGAAGCTGACCCGTGGCAAAGTCAAAGTGGTCATGGAGAGAGAGGTGGCGAGAGGCAGGCTGCGCAGGACCCGCTGCGGGAACATTACTCTTCCTCTCAGGGGGATGGCGGTGGAGGAGCCGAAGAATGCGTCCGCTGACAGACTCGCAAAGAGCGCACTGCAGGACAGGCAGCCGGGGAAGAAG CCACCGCCCTCCCCTCCTGCCCAGGCCGATGAGCCAATGGAAACAGGCAGTGAAGAAGAgaacgaggaagaggaggaggacgatcCCCGGAGTTCGGATGAGGAGGGAGGACTATCCCCGGTAGCCATGACAACTGAACCAGAGCTCATTGAGAAAACCACAGAAGATGCTGAGATCCAGACACCATCAAAGCAGGAGAgccctcatcttcatcctcatccccagcagcagcagcagagcggTGGTGGCAAAG GGACAGACTCACTCACTCGGACACCATCTCCAAAACTGGAGGGCGAGCCGCAGCTTAACAGCGcacaggtggaggagagagCTGTCATCTCGGATCAGCTACATATAGCAGCACCA ttcatgaaaacattttatgtggTTCTGAACCCCCGATGA
- the LOC115041786 gene encoding transitional endoplasmic reticulum ATPase-like — protein sequence MPTSGSADPKGEDFSTAILKQKHRPNRLIVDEVLNEDSSIVNLSQNKTEELQLFRGDTVVLRGRKQRQTVCIVLTDDSCGDERIRMNRVTRSNLRVRLGDVISIHACPDIKYGKKIHVLPIDDTIEGLTGSLFEVFLKPYFLEAYRPVHKGDIFLVRGNMRAVEFKVVETDPSPHCIVAPDTVIYCEGEPIKREDEEESLNDIGYDDIGGCRKQLAHIKEMVELPLRHPALFKAIGVKPPRGILLYGPAGTGKTLVARAVANETGAFFFLINGPEIMSKLAGESESNLRKAFEEAEKNAPAIIFIDELDAIAPKREKTHGEVERRIVSQLLTLMDGLKQRAHVVVMAATNRPNSVDPALRRFGRFDREIDIGIPDSTGRLEILQIHTKNMKLADDVDLERIAKETHGHVGADLAALCSEAALQTIRKKMTFIDLEDETIDVDLLNSLAVTMDDFQWALSQSNPSALRETVAEVPQVSWEDIGGLDEVKRELQELVQYPVEYPDKFLKFGMTPSRGVLFYGPPGCGKTLLAKAIANECQANFVSIKGPEMLTMWFGESEANIRDVFDKARQAAPCILFFDELDSIAKSRGGSAGDAGGAADRVINQILTEMDGMSDKKNVFIIGATNRPDIIDSAILRPGRLDQLIYIPLPDKPSRRAILNANLRKSPVARDVDLDYLSGITEGFSGADLTEICQRACKMAIREAIEAEIKAERQRQRRPGIPMDEDFDPVPEIRKDHFEEAMRFARRSVSDNDIRKYEMFAQTLQQSRGLGNFRFPTASGTQSGGSGSGSGSGRRNLYREEGDDDLYQ from the exons ATGCCAACGTCAGGAAGTGCAGA CCCAAAGGGAGAGGATTTTTCCACGGCCATTctgaagcagaaacacagaccAAACAGGCTCATTGTGGATGAAGTTCTCAATGAGGACAGCAGCATTGTCAACTTGTCGCAG aataaaacagaggagctgcagctcttcAGAGGGGACACGGTGGTGCTGAGAGGGCGCAAGCAACGTCAGACGGTATGTATCGTCCTGACTGATGACAGCTGCGGAGATGAACGGATCAGGATGAATCGTGTAACACGCAGCAACCTGCGTGTGCGGCTTGGCGATGTCATCAG CATCCACGCCTGCCCTGATATAAAGTATGGCAAAAAGATCCACGTTCTCCCTATAGATGATACCATTGAGGGCCTGACTGGGAGCCTCTTTGAGGTTTTCCTCAAGCCGTACTTTTTGGAGGCTTACCGCCCCGTACACAAAG GGGACATCTTCTTGGTGAGGGGGAACATGCGGGCCGTGGAGTTCAAGGTGGTGGAGACGGACCCGAGCCCCCACTGCATCGTTGCCCCAGACACTGTCATATACTGTGAGGGTGAACCAATCAAAAGAGAG GATGAGGAGGAAAGCCTCAATGACATTGGCTACGACGACATTGGAGGCTGTCGAAAGCAGTTGGCCCATATCAAAGAAATGGTGGAACTTCCTCTCAGACACCCGGCTCTTTTCAAGGCCATAGGTGTTAAG CCCCCCAGAGGTATCCTGCTGTATGGCCCTGCAGGCACAGGGAAGACCCTGGTGGCCCGAGCGGTGGCCAATGAAACCGGTGCCTTCTTCTTCCTGATCAATG GCCCTGAGATCATGAGTAAGCTGGCTGGAGAGTCAGAGAGTAACCTCAGAAAGGCGTTCGAGGAGGCGGAGAAAAATGCTCCAGCCATCATCTTTATTGATGAGCTGGATGCCATCGCTCCCAAGAGAGAGAAG aCCCATGGTGAAGTGGAGAGGCGCATAGTATCCCAGCTCCTGACTTTGATGGATGGCCTCAAGCAAAGGGCTCATGTGGTCGTCATGGCAGCCACAAACCGCCCCAACAGCGTGGACCCTGCTCTGAGACGTTTTG GCAGGTTTGATCGGGAGATTGACATTGGAATCCCAGATTCCACTGGTAGACTGGAGATCTTGCAGATTCACAccaaaaacatgaaattggctGATGACGTCGACTTGGAGAGG ATCGCCAAAGAGACCCATGGCCATGTAGGCGCTGACTTGGCTGCTCTCTGCTCAGAAGCTGCCCTGCAAACCATTCGCAAGAAGATGACCTTCATAGACCTGGAGGATGAAACTATTGATGTTGACCTGCTCAACTCGCTCGCTGTCACCATGGATGACTTCCAA TGGGCACTGAGTCAGAGCAACCCATCAGCTCTGAGAGAGACTGTTGCAGAGGTGCCTCAGGTCAGCTGGGAAGATATCGGGGGACTGGATGAGGTCAAGAGGGAACTACAAGAGCTTGTTCAG TACCCCGTTGAGTATCCGGACAAGTTCCTGAAGTTTGGGATGACTCCGTCTCGTGGAGTGTTGTTCTACGGCCCTCCAGGCTGTGGGAAAACCCTCCTGGCTAAGGCCATTGCGAATGAGTGCCAGGCAAACTTTGTCTCTATTAAAGGACCTGAGATGCTCACCATGTGGTTTGGAGAATCAGAGGCTAACATCAGAGATGTCTTTGATAAG GCCAGACAGGCAGCCCCCTGCATCTTGTTTTTCGATGAATTGGACTCCATTGCCAAATCCAGAGGAGGGAGTGCTGGTGACGCAGGTGGTGCAGCCGACAGAGTCATCAACCAGATACTGACAGAGATGGACGGCATGTCCGACAAGAAGAACGTTTTTATCATTGGTGCCACAAACAG ACCTGACATCATAGACTCGGCCATCCTGCGCCCCGGTCGTCTGGACCAGCTCATCTACATCCCACTCCCAGACAAACCGTCTCGGAGGGCCATCCTAAACGCCAATCTACGCAAGTCGCCTGTAGCACGG GACGTGGATCTAGACTACCTTTCTGGCATCACAGAGGGCTTCTCAGGAGCTGACCTAACAGAGATATGTCAGCGGGCTTGTAAGATGGCCATCCGTGAGGCCATTGAGGCTGAGATCAAGGCTGAACgtcagaggcagaggagacCAGGCATCCCCATG GATGAGGATTTTGATCCAGTCCCTGAGATCAGAAAAGATCACTTTGAGGAAGCCATGCGATTTGCCCGTCGCTCTGTCAGTGATAATGACATCCGGAAATATGAGATGTTTGCtcaaacactgcagcagagccGAGGTTTAGGAAACTTCag GTTCCCCACTGCTTCTGGTACCCAGTCTGGCGGTTCGGGGTCAGGCTCTGGGTCAGGGAGGCGAAATCTGTACAGAGAAGAAGGCGATGATGATCTGTATCAGTGA